The genomic interval TCGCTTCGACCGAGTTGAGATCGTTGTAGGTCGCAACCAGTGTGCAATCGGCAAAGGCCTTCGGGACTCCCGCGGATGACGGTGTGCCGAAGGTGACCAGCCCCGAGCCGCCCTGGACCAGCAGGTAGTCGGCATGCCCGTGGTAGCAACCGGCAAACTTGACAATCAGGTCGCGTCCGGTAAACCCGCGCGCCACCCGGATCGCCGACATCACCGCCTCGGTTCCGGAGGAGACAAACCGCACCATCTCGACCGGTTTGACCCACTCCACCACCTTTTCGGCCAGCAGGACCTCTTCCTCGGTGGGCGCGCCATACGAGGACCCCTTGGCGGCGGCGCGTTCAATGGCCTCAAGCACCTTCGGGTGGGCATGCCCGAGGATGAGCGGCCCCCACGACATGCAAAAGTCGATGTAGGAGTAACCGTCGGCGTCGGTGATGTGACACCCCTGCGCCGAAGCAATGAAGCGCGGTGTGCCGCCAACCGCGCCGAAGGCGCGCACCGGCGAGTTAACGCCGCCGGGAATGACACGGTCGGCGCGCGCTTTCAACGCCGCCGAGTTGGCGACAGGGGCGGAGATGGAGGGTTGGGTTGTTGTCATGGCCATCGTTGGTTGCGTTTTCCGGCTTCTGGTATCATAGCCTTAGACTCGTTCTCACCACACACCCCTGTCATTCCGAGCGAAGCGAGGAATCTGCTGTTCACACCCGACGCAAAAAGCAGACTCCTCGCTGCGCTCGGGGTGACAGCAAAGGGCGAAGTGGACGGAGACAATCCCATCAATTCACCCACTTCCCCTTCAGGATATCCCGCAAATGGTAGGTCAGAATGATCGACGCGCCGGCGCGGGTGATCGCGGTCAGGTTTTCGAGGACCAGGTCGCGCTCCTGCGCCAAGCCGTCGCGCACCGCCAGTTTCACCATGGTGTATTCGCCGGAGACGTTGTAGGCCGCGATCGGCACATCCACCGACTGCGACAAGTCATGGATTACGTCGAGGTAGGCCAGCGCCGGCTTGACCATGATTATATCCGCGCCCTCCTCCAGATCCAGCTGCGCCTCCAGTCGCGCCTCGCGGCGGTTGCGCCAATCCATCTGGTACGATTTGCGGTCGCCCTTCTGCGGGGCCGAGTCGGCCGCCTCACGGAAGGGGCCATAGTACGAAGAGGCATACTTGGCGGTGTAGGCGAGGATTCCGGTGTTGGTGTAGCCGGCGCGGTCGAGGGTCTGACGGATCGCGCCGACACGGCCATCCATCATGTCCGACGGCGCGACCCAATCGACCCCGGCCTGCGCCAGACGCAACGCCATCTGCGCCAGGACCGGCAGCGAACGGTCGTTGTCGATCACATCCCCATGCAGAATGCCGCAATGCCCCGACTCGGTGTAAGCGCACAGGCAGACGTCG from bacterium carries:
- a CDS encoding glutamate-1-semialdehyde 2,1-aminomutase, which codes for MTTTQPSISAPVANSAALKARADRVIPGGVNSPVRAFGAVGGTPRFIASAQGCHITDADGYSYIDFCMSWGPLILGHAHPKVLEAIERAAAKGSSYGAPTEEEVLLAEKVVEWVKPVEMVRFVSSGTEAVMSAIRVARGFTGRDLIVKFAGCYHGHADYLLVQGGSGLVTFGTPSSAGVPKAFADCTLVATYNDLNSVEAIFSRHGDRIAAIIVEPVAANNGLVLPHPGFLPGLAEIAHRHGALLISDEVITGFRLSASGAAGYYGYTPDLMTFGKIIGGGL
- the hemB gene encoding porphobilinogen synthase, translating into MDYSPYRRPRRLRRNLTIRDMVAETCLSTDGMIQPYFVGEDAIGKTEIGSMPGIYRENVDNLVKSIGADLKVGVRRVMLFGVTHLKSAGADAAFADSNPVVRAVERLRKEFGHDLFVSADVCLCAYTESGHCGILHGDVIDNDRSLPVLAQMALRLAQAGVDWVAPSDMMDGRVGAIRQTLDRAGYTNTGILAYTAKYASSYYGPFREAADSAPQKGDRKSYQMDWRNRREARLEAQLDLEEGADIIMVKPALAYLDVIHDLSQSVDVPIAAYNVSGEYTMVKLAVRDGLAQERDLVLENLTAITRAGASIILTYHLRDILKGKWVN